One Maribacter dokdonensis DSW-8 genomic region harbors:
- a CDS encoding tyrosine-type recombinase/integrase, whose translation MRYTFNLKNSKSTSDTPIFFSTYFKDEGRKFVYSTGEKINPKEWDFKLRIPNNTTGRSSEAERHRTIKQQLDRYSSYFLDLVGRYKNINEPLDIETTRNHFDNHFKKTKPKSNRFFEVYEIFLESKRNDKSGDANTSSTIKRYEYNKDLFISFQNHLKKNLNLNKFDKNVYNLFLDYCITIKNHSSNTLRRNVGLLKTFLNWAFENAYTHNIAFKSFKTPTAFVTDEVALTMDQVNQIYEKDFSKNKKLEKVRDLFVFGCSTGMRYGNYSKVRAKDIIDNCISVIDNKDQNKQLKIPLNKISKAILEKYNYQLPVISSQKFNVYIKEAIGDVDDSYKEKIKKTTKIGNKIIEEDIRFCDRISSHTARRSFITIMKNKKIPDKIIMEFTGHKSLEIFNKYYKPNEEDKNDFMSSVWNN comes from the coding sequence ATGAGATATACATTTAATCTTAAAAATTCGAAATCAACAAGTGACACCCCCATTTTCTTTTCCACTTATTTTAAAGATGAGGGAAGAAAATTTGTTTATTCTACTGGCGAAAAAATTAACCCAAAAGAATGGGACTTCAAGTTGAGAATTCCTAATAACACCACAGGTAGGTCAAGCGAAGCTGAAAGACATAGAACTATAAAGCAACAATTAGACAGATACTCTAGTTACTTTTTAGACCTTGTTGGCAGGTACAAGAATATTAACGAGCCTTTAGATATAGAAACTACCAGAAATCATTTTGACAATCACTTCAAAAAAACTAAGCCCAAATCAAATAGATTCTTCGAAGTCTATGAAATTTTCTTAGAATCTAAAAGGAATGATAAATCGGGAGATGCAAATACTTCAAGCACAATTAAAAGGTATGAATATAATAAAGATTTATTTATAAGTTTTCAAAATCATTTAAAGAAAAATTTAAACTTAAATAAGTTTGACAAAAATGTTTATAATCTATTTCTAGACTATTGTATCACCATTAAAAATCATTCCTCAAATACGCTTAGAAGAAATGTGGGTTTATTAAAAACTTTTTTAAACTGGGCTTTTGAGAATGCATACACCCATAATATAGCATTCAAAAGTTTCAAAACACCTACTGCTTTTGTCACGGATGAAGTAGCATTAACGATGGACCAGGTTAATCAGATTTATGAGAAAGACTTTTCTAAAAATAAAAAATTAGAAAAAGTAAGAGATTTATTTGTGTTTGGGTGTTCTACCGGAATGAGATACGGTAATTATTCAAAAGTGAGAGCAAAAGATATAATTGATAATTGTATATCAGTTATAGACAACAAGGACCAAAATAAACAACTAAAAATCCCCCTAAACAAAATATCAAAAGCTATACTTGAAAAATATAACTATCAACTACCTGTAATTTCAAGTCAAAAATTTAATGTTTACATCAAAGAAGCAATTGGGGATGTAGATGACTCATATAAAGAGAAAATAAAGAAAACCACAAAAATTGGTAATAAAATAATTGAGGAAGACATAAGGTTTTGCGACAGAATATCTAGCCACACAGCCCGTAGAAGTTTCATTACTATTATGAAAAACAAAAAAATTCCTGATAAAATTATCATGGAATTTACAGGGCATAAGAGCCTAGAGATTTTTAATAAATACTACAAACCTAACGAGGAAGATAAAAATGATTTTATGTCTTCTGTTTGGAATAACTAA
- a CDS encoding helix-turn-helix domain-containing protein, whose protein sequence is MKKIVVTTTEELAFMINKSVDAQFTQLKKFMSEQLNPPKRKYTVKEAATKFNVTDLTIRNWIKKGYLKGDKIGRRVLIDASELEKSLTEIKSLKYKRL, encoded by the coding sequence ATGAAAAAAATTGTAGTTACTACAACCGAAGAATTGGCATTTATGATTAATAAATCTGTTGATGCCCAATTTACACAGCTGAAAAAATTTATGAGCGAACAGTTAAACCCTCCTAAGAGGAAATACACTGTTAAAGAAGCAGCGACGAAATTTAATGTTACTGATTTAACTATTAGAAACTGGATCAAAAAAGGTTACTTAAAAGGCGATAAAATTGGCAGAAGAGTGCTTATTGATGCTTCTGAGCTTGAAAAATCCCTTACCGAAATCAAATCACTTAAATACAAGAGATTATGA
- a CDS encoding primase-helicase family protein has translation MNIQLKEKPTYIRIGTEYYKIVEIPLFSGDSLKTIKKWKKSEIITDEGRDALSSIKKYDGFCFIPSHTNYQQEIKNFYNQYEEIDIKPKPGDFTETINFLTHIFGEQLEIGLDYLTIIWRYPTQILPILCLVSDERHTGKTTFLNWLKLIFQGNMTINKNEDFRSRFNADWASKSIVAVDEVLLDKKEDSERIKNLSTAVSYKTESKGVDKVESFFIGKFILCSNNETNFIQVDEKEIRYWVIKVHTLPQVNGDPKYLDKLRLELPHFIDHLNKRKISSPNKTRMWFTKQQIHTTALEKLVNGNRTYLDKEIQEIILDDFIKYEVDEISYSLGDLVDKLSKNNIRTSTFKISDALRTKFGLTSTNGSYSKYSLILNNKNEYIVVADKSKGRYFTFLKKDLEESIQ, from the coding sequence ATGAATATACAACTTAAAGAAAAGCCAACATACATACGCATTGGCACTGAATATTATAAAATTGTTGAAATCCCATTATTTAGTGGTGATAGTTTAAAAACCATTAAAAAATGGAAGAAATCAGAAATCATTACTGACGAAGGCAGAGATGCATTGAGTAGTATTAAAAAGTATGACGGCTTTTGTTTTATTCCTTCACATACAAACTATCAGCAAGAAATTAAGAATTTTTACAATCAGTATGAGGAAATAGATATAAAACCTAAACCGGGAGATTTCACTGAGACCATAAATTTCCTAACACATATTTTTGGAGAGCAATTAGAAATAGGTTTGGATTATTTAACCATTATATGGCGTTATCCCACACAGATACTCCCCATTCTATGTCTTGTCAGCGATGAGCGACATACCGGCAAGACAACATTTCTAAACTGGCTAAAACTCATTTTCCAAGGCAATATGACCATTAATAAAAATGAAGACTTTAGAAGTCGGTTCAATGCCGATTGGGCGTCTAAATCAATAGTTGCAGTTGATGAAGTACTCCTGGACAAAAAAGAGGATAGTGAACGTATTAAAAACCTTTCTACTGCAGTTAGCTACAAGACAGAATCCAAAGGTGTAGACAAAGTAGAATCTTTCTTCATCGGTAAATTCATATTATGTTCTAATAATGAGACAAATTTTATACAGGTTGATGAAAAGGAAATTAGATATTGGGTGATTAAAGTACACACCCTACCACAGGTTAACGGAGACCCAAAATATTTAGACAAACTCCGTTTAGAGTTGCCACATTTTATCGACCATTTAAACAAACGTAAAATTTCCTCGCCAAATAAAACTAGAATGTGGTTTACAAAACAGCAAATACATACCACGGCTTTAGAAAAACTAGTTAATGGAAATAGAACGTATTTAGATAAAGAAATACAAGAGATCATTTTAGATGATTTTATAAAGTATGAAGTTGATGAGATAAGTTATTCACTTGGTGATTTAGTAGACAAACTCTCAAAAAATAATATAAGAACATCTACTTTTAAAATTTCAGATGCATTAAGGACAAAATTCGGGCTAACCAGCACTAATGGCTCATACAGCAAGTACAGTCTAATATTGAATAACAAAAATGAATATATTGTTGTAGCAGATAAGTCAAAAGGTAGATATTTCACCTTCTTGAAGAAAGATTTAGAAGAATCGATACAATAA
- a CDS encoding DUF4407 domain-containing protein, translating to MLKLSSAIIGENYSNVSNFQPSSKRKVKLLATCLMIPVILWFITGFLTSKITMNHNLPLAITIGIISAFLVYLIERTIILSGGGWIILIFRILLGFIIASLGAVTLDIAIFKNDIDNKINNYKLEYLDSIEQDFQILHSTDLDNKALLVERAYHDSQKAQKKYVDELQGKKGNSSGLSGNGAVATKLGLIAETSLKKYLQQERELQNIKASKELNLSDKLNQASINFNADGLLIKIKALNELIDEDSNLKKVYILFTCFIFMLEFIVVIVKTTSKKSVDEEIESFKDYSTLLKMNQYKKLLSSSDHAIVNLPQIAKANMLLETTRPRY from the coding sequence ATGTTAAAACTATCCTCAGCCATTATTGGCGAAAATTACAGCAACGTTTCGAATTTTCAACCATCAAGTAAACGTAAGGTTAAGCTTTTAGCTACTTGTTTAATGATACCAGTAATTCTATGGTTTATAACAGGTTTTTTGACTAGCAAAATAACGATGAACCATAATTTACCTTTAGCCATTACTATAGGTATAATATCTGCTTTCTTAGTATATCTAATAGAAAGAACGATAATACTATCTGGTGGTGGATGGATTATATTAATATTCAGAATACTTCTTGGTTTTATAATTGCTAGCCTAGGTGCAGTTACTTTAGATATTGCAATTTTCAAGAATGACATTGACAATAAAATAAATAATTATAAACTTGAATATTTAGATTCCATAGAACAAGATTTTCAAATATTGCACTCAACTGATTTAGATAATAAAGCACTACTTGTAGAAAGAGCGTATCATGACTCACAGAAAGCACAAAAAAAATACGTTGACGAGCTACAAGGTAAAAAAGGTAATAGTAGTGGCTTAAGTGGAAATGGAGCAGTTGCCACAAAACTTGGACTAATAGCTGAGACATCGCTTAAAAAATATTTACAACAAGAAAGAGAGTTGCAAAATATTAAAGCATCAAAAGAACTAAACCTAAGTGATAAATTAAATCAAGCTAGTATTAATTTTAATGCTGATGGGCTTTTGATAAAAATCAAAGCGCTCAATGAGTTAATTGATGAAGATTCAAATCTAAAAAAAGTTTATATTTTGTTTACTTGCTTCATTTTTATGCTAGAATTTATCGTTGTTATAGTAAAAACAACGAGTAAAAAATCTGTAGATGAAGAAATAGAATCTTTTAAAGATTATTCTACTCTATTAAAAATGAATCAGTACAAAAAACTGTTGAGTAGTAGTGACCATGCTATTGTTAATTTACCTCAAATTGCAAAAGCTAATATGCTATTAGAAACTACTAGACCCAGATATTGA
- a CDS encoding RNA polymerase sigma factor, with product MSDKELIELIKEDHDYLGYIYKNNKDYCISFLRNMFPKTSSDDLNDIFQEAIIILYENIVNDDFQLTSTIQTYLNSVCRFQILNKFRSDKKKVNHDNNFEIIVDKLNYDNSIQDSLQPIEQSEETQFNAIERALKAIEKAGGNCYELLTLFWYHKKSVEELTTHFGYSNSSNTKNQKYKCQKRLQKLAINYQNG from the coding sequence ATGTCTGATAAAGAGTTAATAGAATTAATTAAGGAAGACCACGACTACCTTGGCTACATTTATAAAAACAATAAAGATTATTGTATTTCATTTTTGAGAAATATGTTTCCTAAGACAAGCTCTGATGATTTGAACGATATTTTTCAAGAAGCCATCATCATTTTATATGAAAATATAGTAAATGATGATTTTCAGTTAACATCTACTATTCAAACTTATTTAAATTCTGTTTGTCGATTTCAAATATTAAATAAATTCAGATCTGATAAAAAAAAGGTAAATCACGATAATAACTTTGAGATTATTGTTGACAAGTTGAATTATGACAACTCTATTCAAGATAGTTTACAACCCATAGAGCAGTCCGAAGAAACACAATTTAACGCAATAGAAAGAGCTTTAAAGGCTATTGAAAAAGCCGGAGGTAATTGTTACGAACTGCTCACTTTATTTTGGTACCATAAGAAATCAGTTGAAGAATTAACTACACATTTTGGTTATAGTAACAGTTCGAATACTAAAAACCAGAAGTATAAATGTCAAAAAAGATTGCAGAAACTAGCAATAAATTATCAAAATGGATAG
- a CDS encoding CHAT domain-containing protein: MKLKLILTVTAFFCIVKLGYAQDWHKYSDSIISNFRINNYSRAKEFLSLAETDIKITGHNTDTIYADFLYRKGLIQYLHNESPIKSFDESLSIWKSSNNINYLKLIRIYYFYGEHLRLNEKYLESYKYYKTCYEIGKSHNLEFTGNFEGSLYNLCLIDYWENENYENAEKWALEYIELKKSTAFNEFNFSYVSAHQYANMPEKEIDILEKYLDLYIKNKIDSPSTLSLIHIKLMNSYYLYNDNYLEAIKYGEKALEIINANELADDNLNLIYGILSSSYHQIGDNINEHKYEELEKLNLSKNSPIDYYDELKNLVIAEEFSQFETKFTEYTAILKLQQNYNELLTIYSIALTLFEKSIIFDESEITILIKELNENQNSLDNEHRVYLKMLSAEFSFFIKDFLKALKICNENLYSEDIDMKLMFYRIKSLSEAFLGLPTSRQSIYETISIAEKAFGEYNPQTLEYVILPLLTNTLNNDNQTVEIAVKALEIIYNNNLEHTMVAAQFWQGMANEAGLKNNLLDAIKYSQQSITICEKLGKAANPMNYYASLLTNSNAHLLSGNIEEAKESLDKAKLYIDGQSNMMDVAYADYHHYLGDFYFWQDKFLKAKENYITSQRIYGPTLSKGRDLNLILCDYFINMNVEITINRLEEYYEKNGDITKISKLIYLLKFNTGNTEEAKRLLFKSLDKIINDNNDYFHLLSDIERENLYSKFTDEFEFLNSHLLLNKTEEFLIKYINHRLYLKNLLFDNSSKNLIQNEQSVEYLNLLKKNNTLINKYYENQKNGNFLSEINQLEQKNREIEKFLSKSDHTNERIFIDEIKDNLTLTNAYVEIIRINKQSKSATKDKLNIINQFTDSINYGAIIIKKNKAPKFVLISDSNDLEKNYLKDLNTYLNGNNKYKIDTDNYSKFFKPIDDELSDVESIYLVTDGIYNSINPESLFNTEKDEYVIDYLKINRIISARSLIEKKSINKIDVLTAVLIGNPEFELEKKDFSTYQTLISNTEVNLLRESSGEENIGYLPGTEKEISTIQQILKKSNYNVNTFSSKNATEENLKNINSPKILHLATHGYFLNSKKETNLKDSFMGIKTSYIESNVYLKSGLLFTGAQNTLDGEKFNLDSENGIFTAEEAKNLNLRNTELVVLSACETGLGDNQIGEGVYGLQRAFMIAGAKGVIMSLWKVDDTTTQKLMELFYINWIEKGMTKYEAFKTSKIELKKDYPEPFYWAPFILIE; encoded by the coding sequence ATGAAGCTAAAATTAATTCTTACCGTTACTGCTTTTTTCTGTATTGTAAAACTTGGCTACGCCCAGGACTGGCACAAGTATTCAGATTCTATAATTAGTAATTTTAGAATTAATAATTATTCTAGAGCTAAAGAATTTCTTTCTTTAGCTGAAACAGATATAAAAATTACCGGACATAACACGGATACTATATATGCAGATTTCCTGTATAGAAAAGGTCTAATACAATATTTACATAATGAAAGTCCAATAAAATCTTTTGACGAATCCTTAAGTATTTGGAAAAGTTCTAATAATATAAACTACTTAAAATTAATTAGAATATATTATTTCTATGGAGAGCATTTACGATTAAACGAAAAATACCTCGAGTCCTACAAATACTATAAAACTTGTTATGAAATTGGCAAATCCCATAACTTAGAATTTACTGGCAATTTCGAAGGTTCACTATACAACTTATGCCTTATTGATTACTGGGAAAATGAAAACTATGAAAATGCCGAAAAGTGGGCATTAGAATATATTGAACTCAAAAAAAGCACTGCGTTTAATGAGTTTAACTTTTCATACGTATCTGCACATCAGTATGCAAATATGCCAGAAAAAGAAATTGACATTCTTGAAAAATATTTAGACTTATACATTAAAAATAAAATAGATTCTCCCAGTACACTTTCATTAATTCATATCAAATTAATGAATTCTTACTATCTATATAATGACAATTATTTAGAGGCTATTAAATATGGGGAAAAAGCATTAGAAATAATTAATGCGAATGAATTAGCTGACGATAATTTGAATTTGATTTATGGTATATTAAGCTCTTCATATCATCAAATTGGTGACAATATAAACGAACATAAATATGAAGAACTTGAAAAATTAAATTTATCTAAAAATAGCCCTATTGATTATTATGATGAACTAAAAAATTTAGTGATTGCTGAAGAATTTAGCCAATTTGAAACAAAATTTACTGAATATACTGCGATTCTAAAATTACAACAAAATTACAATGAACTATTAACCATATATTCCATTGCCCTAACTCTATTTGAAAAAAGTATAATTTTTGATGAAAGTGAAATTACCATATTAATTAAAGAATTAAATGAAAACCAAAATTCGTTAGATAATGAGCATAGAGTTTACCTCAAAATGTTATCGGCAGAGTTCTCTTTCTTTATTAAGGATTTTTTAAAGGCACTAAAAATTTGTAACGAAAATCTATACTCGGAGGATATTGATATGAAATTAATGTTCTATAGAATCAAAAGCTTATCTGAAGCCTTTTTAGGTTTACCTACCTCCAGACAATCTATTTACGAAACTATTTCTATAGCTGAAAAGGCATTTGGAGAATATAACCCTCAGACACTGGAATATGTAATATTACCTTTACTAACTAACACGTTAAATAATGATAATCAAACTGTAGAAATTGCAGTTAAAGCCTTAGAGATTATATATAATAATAATTTAGAGCACACAATGGTAGCTGCTCAATTTTGGCAAGGAATGGCCAATGAAGCTGGCTTAAAAAACAATTTGTTGGATGCTATTAAATACTCTCAACAATCCATTACTATTTGTGAAAAATTAGGAAAGGCAGCGAATCCGATGAATTATTATGCCAGCCTTTTAACTAATAGTAATGCCCATTTGCTAAGTGGTAATATTGAAGAAGCAAAAGAGAGTTTAGATAAAGCAAAGTTATATATTGATGGACAATCAAATATGATGGATGTAGCATATGCTGACTATCATCATTATTTAGGTGATTTTTACTTTTGGCAAGATAAATTCCTTAAAGCAAAAGAAAATTACATTACATCTCAACGAATTTATGGTCCAACTCTGTCAAAAGGAAGAGACTTAAATTTAATTCTATGTGATTATTTCATTAATATGAATGTGGAAATTACTATAAATAGACTTGAAGAATACTATGAAAAAAATGGTGATATTACAAAAATTTCAAAATTAATTTATTTATTAAAATTCAATACGGGCAATACAGAAGAAGCTAAAAGATTACTTTTTAAAAGTCTCGATAAAATCATCAACGACAACAATGATTACTTTCATCTTTTGAGTGATATTGAACGTGAAAATCTTTACTCCAAATTTACTGACGAATTTGAATTTTTAAACTCTCATCTATTACTTAATAAAACGGAAGAGTTTTTAATAAAATATATTAATCACAGATTATATCTAAAGAATTTACTATTCGACAATAGCTCAAAAAATTTAATCCAAAATGAACAATCCGTTGAGTATTTAAATTTACTTAAGAAGAATAATACGCTGATTAATAAATACTATGAAAATCAAAAAAATGGGAACTTTTTAAGTGAAATAAACCAACTCGAACAAAAAAACAGAGAAATAGAGAAATTTTTATCAAAATCAGATCATACAAATGAGAGAATCTTTATTGACGAAATAAAAGATAATTTAACACTAACAAATGCTTATGTTGAAATTATTAGAATCAATAAGCAGTCCAAAAGTGCTACAAAAGATAAATTAAATATTATCAATCAATTTACAGACTCTATTAATTATGGAGCTATTATTATTAAAAAAAATAAAGCTCCTAAGTTTGTTTTAATCAGTGATTCTAATGATTTAGAAAAGAACTACCTAAAAGACTTAAATACATATTTAAATGGGAATAATAAATACAAAATAGACACCGATAATTACTCAAAATTTTTTAAACCAATTGATGATGAATTAAGCGATGTTGAAAGTATTTATTTAGTTACGGATGGAATTTATAACTCTATTAACCCTGAGTCTCTTTTTAACACCGAAAAGGATGAGTACGTAATTGATTATTTAAAAATCAATAGAATAATTAGTGCGAGAAGTTTAATAGAAAAAAAATCCATCAATAAAATTGATGTCTTAACTGCCGTATTAATTGGCAATCCAGAGTTTGAACTAGAAAAAAAAGATTTCTCAACTTACCAAACTCTTATTTCAAATACTGAAGTTAATCTGTTAAGAGAAAGCTCCGGCGAAGAAAATATTGGCTATTTACCAGGTACAGAAAAAGAAATTAGCACTATACAACAAATTTTAAAAAAGTCGAATTATAATGTTAACACATTCTCTTCAAAAAATGCTACCGAGGAGAACCTAAAAAATATTAACTCTCCAAAAATACTTCATCTTGCAACGCATGGTTATTTTCTCAACTCTAAAAAGGAAACTAACTTAAAAGATTCCTTTATGGGTATCAAAACCAGTTATATAGAATCCAATGTGTACTTAAAATCAGGATTACTATTTACTGGCGCTCAAAATACTCTTGATGGTGAAAAATTTAATTTGGATTCGGAAAATGGAATCTTTACAGCAGAAGAAGCTAAAAATCTAAACCTTAGAAATACAGAATTAGTTGTTTTAAGTGCATGTGAAACAGGTTTGGGCGATAATCAAATAGGAGAAGGAGTTTATGGACTTCAAAGAGC